One Oryza glaberrima chromosome 10, OglaRS2, whole genome shotgun sequence DNA segment encodes these proteins:
- the LOC127786129 gene encoding F-box protein At3g07870-like isoform X1, whose amino-acid sequence MDPLGGRRRRTAASESGGGWMKGCTSVRARDTRSRNRKRKRTVVPPAAATVPDLLPEEIVVEILARLPVKSLLRFKSVCRGWRAIISEPSFIRTQLQCSASKQEPSILISPHTLLGRCDIQPPVGGLGDWPNNFSTQISFYQWQRGASIARFMDATAFPANEFHLICHLAHCDGLVLAPTDTNLYLFNPATRDTITLPDGHGDNHHHGTEMEACYAAGLGLDPVTRKYKVVRAFYRSMDPIRMGMEVFTVGETGAGCGWRETVTDPPYPVSRWLTAFTVNGGYLFWYMDRFRYPNDSPWWPPLV is encoded by the exons ATGGATCCATtaggcggtcgccgccgccgtactgcTGCATCTGAGAGTGGAGGAGGATGGATGAAGGGTTGTACCAGTGTGAGGGCGAGAGAT ACGAGGAGcaggaataggaagaggaagaggactGTAGTACCACCTGCAGCAGCTACTGTTCCTGATCTGCTGCCGGAGGAGATTGTGGTGGAGATTCTGGCTCGGCTGCCCGTCAAATCCCTGCTACGCTTCAAGTCCGTCTGCAGAGGGTGGCGTGCAATCATCTCCGAGCCATCCTTCATCCGAACGCAACTCCAGTGCTCGGCTTCTAAACAGGAGCCATCCATCCTCATCAGCCCCCACACCCTCCTTGGGCGTTGCGATATTCAACCCCCAGTTGGAGGACTAGGTGATTGGCCCAACAACTTCTCCACCCAAATCAGCTTCTACCAATGGCAGCGAGGTGCCTCCATTGCCAGGTTCATGGATGCCACGGCCTTCCCTGCCAACGAGTTCCACCTCATCTGCCACCTCGCCCACTGCGATGGCCTAGTGCTCGCCCCCACAGACACCAACCTCTACCTcttcaacccggccacgagggacACCATCACTCTCCCTGACGGCCATGGTGATAACCACCACCATGGCACGGAAATGGAAGCTTGCTACGCTGCAGGGCTAGGCCTAGATCCTGTCACACGCAAGTACAAGGTGGTTCGAGCATTCTACCGTTCAATGGACCCCATCCGCATGGGGATGGAGGTGTTCACCGTCGGTGAAACGGGCGCAGGCTGTGGCTGGAGGGAGACCGTCACTGATCCTCCCTACCCTGTCAGTAGATGGCTCACTGCCTTCACTGTCAATGGTGGCTACTTGTTCTGGTACATGGATCGGTTTCGCTACCCTAATGACTCTCCATGGTGGCCTCCTTTGGTTTAG
- the LOC127786129 gene encoding F-box protein At3g07870-like isoform X2 yields MYDDTMDVKTRSRNRKRKRTVVPPAAATVPDLLPEEIVVEILARLPVKSLLRFKSVCRGWRAIISEPSFIRTQLQCSASKQEPSILISPHTLLGRCDIQPPVGGLGDWPNNFSTQISFYQWQRGASIARFMDATAFPANEFHLICHLAHCDGLVLAPTDTNLYLFNPATRDTITLPDGHGDNHHHGTEMEACYAAGLGLDPVTRKYKVVRAFYRSMDPIRMGMEVFTVGETGAGCGWRETVTDPPYPVSRWLTAFTVNGGYLFWYMDRFRYPNDSPWWPPLV; encoded by the coding sequence ATGTACGACGACACCATGGACGTGAAGACGAGGAGcaggaataggaagaggaagaggactGTAGTACCACCTGCAGCAGCTACTGTTCCTGATCTGCTGCCGGAGGAGATTGTGGTGGAGATTCTGGCTCGGCTGCCCGTCAAATCCCTGCTACGCTTCAAGTCCGTCTGCAGAGGGTGGCGTGCAATCATCTCCGAGCCATCCTTCATCCGAACGCAACTCCAGTGCTCGGCTTCTAAACAGGAGCCATCCATCCTCATCAGCCCCCACACCCTCCTTGGGCGTTGCGATATTCAACCCCCAGTTGGAGGACTAGGTGATTGGCCCAACAACTTCTCCACCCAAATCAGCTTCTACCAATGGCAGCGAGGTGCCTCCATTGCCAGGTTCATGGATGCCACGGCCTTCCCTGCCAACGAGTTCCACCTCATCTGCCACCTCGCCCACTGCGATGGCCTAGTGCTCGCCCCCACAGACACCAACCTCTACCTcttcaacccggccacgagggacACCATCACTCTCCCTGACGGCCATGGTGATAACCACCACCATGGCACGGAAATGGAAGCTTGCTACGCTGCAGGGCTAGGCCTAGATCCTGTCACACGCAAGTACAAGGTGGTTCGAGCATTCTACCGTTCAATGGACCCCATCCGCATGGGGATGGAGGTGTTCACCGTCGGTGAAACGGGCGCAGGCTGTGGCTGGAGGGAGACCGTCACTGATCCTCCCTACCCTGTCAGTAGATGGCTCACTGCCTTCACTGTCAATGGTGGCTACTTGTTCTGGTACATGGATCGGTTTCGCTACCCTAATGACTCTCCATGGTGGCCTCCTTTGGTTTAG